The Falco peregrinus isolate bFalPer1 chromosome 9, bFalPer1.pri, whole genome shotgun sequence genome includes a window with the following:
- the FEN1 gene encoding flap endonuclease 1 translates to MGIHGLAKLIADVAPAAIRENDIKSYFGRKVAIDASMSIYQFLIAVRQGAEVLQNEEGETTSHLMGMFYRTIRMVENGIKPVYVFDGKPPQLKSGELAKRTERRAEAEKHLQEAQEAGEENNIEKYSKRLVKVTQQHTDECKKLLTLMGIPYVEAPGEAEASCATLVKAGKVYAAATEDMDCLTFGSPVLMRHLTASETKKLPIQEFHLNRILQDLDLTWEQFVDLCILLGCDYCESIRGIGPKRAVELIKEHKTIEKIVQQIDTKKYPLPENWLHKEAQKLFLEPDVVNPDAVELKWTEPNEEQLVQFMCGEKQFNEDRIRNGVKRLSKSRQGSTQGRLDDFFKVTGSITSAKRKEPETKGSAKKKAKTNNAAATKTKKGK, encoded by the coding sequence ATGGGAATCCACGGCCTGGCCAAGCTTATTGCTGATGTGGCTCCTGCTGCCATCCGGGAGAATGACATCAAGTCTTACTTTGGCCGGAAGGTTGCCATAGATGCCTCCATGAGCATTTACCAGTTCCTGATCGCCGTGCGGCAGGGTGCCGAAGTCCTTCAGAATGAGGAGGGTGAGACCACAAGCCACCTGATGGGCATGTTCTACCGAACCATCCGCATGGTGGAGAATGGCATCAAGCCAGTTTATGTCTTTGATGGCAAGCCCCCACAGTTGAAATCAGGGGAGCTGGCAAAGCGGACTGAGCGCCGGGCTGAGGCAGAGAAACACTTGCAGGAGGCTCAGGAGGCCGGGGAGGAGAATAACATTGAGAAGTACAGCAAGAGGCTGGTCAAGGTGACACAGCAACACACTGATGAGTGCAAGAAATTGCTAACGCTGATGGGCATCCCCTATGTGGAGGCGCCAGGGGAGGCTGAAGCCAGCTGTGCTACCTTAGTGAAGGCGGGGAAGGTCTATGCAGCTGCCACGGAAGATATGGATTGCCTGACCTTTGGCAGTCCCGTGCTGATGCGGCATCTTACTGCCAGTGAGACAAAGAAGCTGCCCATCCAGGAGTTTCACCTGAACCGTATTCTGCAGGATCTAGACCTGACCTGGGAACAGTTTGTGGATCTGTGTATCCTCCTGGGCTGTGACTACTGCGAGAGCATCCGCGGCATTGGGCCCAAGCGTGCTGTTGAGCTCATCAAGGAGCACAAAACTATTGAGAAGATCGTTCAGCAGATAGACACCAAGAAGTACCCGCTGCCTGAGAACTGGCTGCACAAAGAGGCCCAGAAACTCTTTTTAGAGCCTGATGTGGTCAACCCCGACGCTGTTGAACTGAAGTGGACCGAGCCGAATGAAGAGCAGCTCGTCCAGTTCATGTGTGGGGAGAAGCAGTTCAATGAAGACCGGATCCGCAACGGGGTCAAGAGGCTGAGCAAAAGCCGGCAGGGCAGCACGCAGGGCCGGCTGGATGACTTCTTCAAGGTGACGGGCTCCATCACATCAGCCAAGCGCAAAGAGCCAGAGACCAAGGGATCAGCAAAGAAGAAAGCCAAGACCAACAATGCTGCGGCCACAAAGACCAAAAAGGGAAAATAG